A window of Bacillus marinisedimentorum contains these coding sequences:
- a CDS encoding glycosyltransferase family 4 protein, which yields MKLKKVLFVATVVKKHIMVFHLPYLKWFKESGYEVHVCAKNDYDIKDECEIPFCDRYYDLPFERSPFKVNNIKVYSQLKEIIELNQYDIIHCHTPMGGVLTRLAAARSRHNGTRVIYTAHGFHFYKGAPIKNWMIYYTVERLLSNFTDTLITINKEDFESARKFKVKKLEYVPGVGIDVKEIGGSSINVENKRKELNISQNTTVILSVGELSRRKNHELIIKALGKIKSTNYLYLICGQGDLRSYLGKLAKDHKVNIKFLDFRKDVPEICAASDLFVFPSIQEGLPVALMEAMSTGLPVVCSDIRGNNDLIENGKGGYLVPHDDIDGFSKKIEALLKDAELRKDMGTYNIEKVKKYDKDAVMTTMESIYTN from the coding sequence ATGAAATTGAAGAAAGTGTTATTCGTAGCAACTGTAGTAAAGAAGCATATCATGGTATTCCATTTACCTTATTTGAAATGGTTTAAAGAAAGTGGGTATGAGGTTCATGTTTGTGCTAAGAATGACTATGATATCAAAGATGAATGCGAAATACCATTTTGTGACCGATATTATGATTTACCATTTGAACGCTCTCCATTTAAAGTTAATAATATTAAAGTTTATAGTCAATTAAAAGAAATTATTGAATTAAATCAATATGACATTATCCATTGTCACACTCCGATGGGTGGGGTTTTAACAAGATTAGCAGCTGCTAGATCCCGTCATAATGGTACCCGTGTAATCTATACGGCACATGGGTTTCATTTTTACAAAGGTGCACCAATAAAAAATTGGATGATATATTACACGGTAGAACGTTTGTTATCAAATTTTACCGATACACTTATAACTATCAATAAAGAAGACTTTGAGTCGGCAAGGAAGTTTAAGGTGAAGAAGTTGGAATATGTTCCTGGAGTTGGTATTGATGTCAAAGAAATTGGTGGTAGCTCTATCAATGTTGAGAATAAAAGAAAAGAATTAAACATATCTCAAAATACAACTGTAATACTTTCAGTTGGGGAGCTCAGTAGAAGAAAGAATCATGAATTGATCATTAAAGCTTTAGGTAAAATAAAATCAACTAATTATCTATATTTGATTTGTGGTCAGGGCGATTTAAGGTCTTATTTAGGAAAACTGGCTAAAGACCATAAAGTTAATATTAAGTTTTTGGATTTTCGTAAAGATGTACCAGAAATATGTGCTGCATCTGATTTATTTGTATTTCCGTCCATTCAGGAAGGCCTACCAGTGGCTTTAATGGAAGCAATGTCTACTGGATTACCGGTTGTATGCTCAGATATAAGAGGAAATAATGATCTTATAGAAAATGGGAAGGGTGGGTATTTAGTGCCCCATGATGATATAGATGGATTCTCTAAAAAGATTGAGGCTTTATTAAAGGATGCAGAACTACGTAAAGACATGGGAACTTATAACATTGAAAAGGTTAAAAAATATGATAAAGATGCAGTTATGACTACTATGGAAAGTATTTATACTAATTAA
- a CDS encoding sugar transferase, which yields MYLKIKRLIDIILSLIGLIVLSPIYLILIIAIKIDSRGPVLFKQKRIGINKTHFRILKFRTMRVDTPKDTPTHLLENPDQYITKMGRFLRKTSLDELPQVWNIFVGQMSIIGPRPALWNQYDLIAERDKYGANDIHPGLTGWAQINGRDELPNEVKAKLDGEYVKRISFWMDVKCFFGTIMSVVKSDGIVEGGTGVKKEVASSKGTISK from the coding sequence ATGTATTTAAAGATAAAGAGATTAATAGATATTATTCTTTCTTTAATTGGACTTATAGTATTATCACCCATTTATCTAATTTTAATTATTGCTATTAAGATTGACTCGAGAGGACCGGTTCTGTTTAAGCAGAAGCGTATCGGTATCAACAAGACGCATTTTAGAATCTTGAAATTCCGTACTATGAGAGTAGATACGCCGAAGGACACGCCTACACATTTGCTGGAAAATCCAGATCAGTATATTACTAAGATGGGGAGGTTTTTGAGAAAGACATCACTAGACGAGTTACCGCAAGTTTGGAATATTTTTGTTGGTCAAATGAGTATTATAGGGCCAAGACCGGCATTGTGGAACCAATATGATCTTATTGCTGAACGAGATAAGTATGGAGCTAATGACATACATCCTGGATTGACGGGATGGGCACAGATTAATGGTAGAGATGAACTTCCTAATGAGGTAAAAGCAAAGCTAGATGGAGAGTATGTTAAGAGGATTAGTTTTTGGATGGATGTTAAGTGTTTCTTTGGGACAATTATGAGTGTAGTGAAAAGTGATGGGATTGTTGAAGGTGGCACTGGAGTAAAGAAGGAAGTTGCTAGTAGCAAGGGGACCATTTCTAAATGA
- a CDS encoding NAD-dependent epimerase/dehydratase family protein — MKKILITGKNSYVGKRLEEWLGNYPDRYSLEAISLRDNSWKEKDFSNYDVVFHVAGVAHIKESKENAPLYYKVNRDLAYEVAQKAKVEAVKQFIFLSSMSVYGIENGSITKNSELNPKSAYGKSKLQAENLIEPLENGSFKIAIIRPPMIYGKDCKGNYPRLASIAVRFPVFPAIRNKRSMIFIDNLSEFVRLLIDDCCSGLFLPQNKQYVCTSDMVKLIAKVNGKNIIMIKLFNPLLRLINNKINLSVVNKVFGDLVYEKGLSEYKREYYVTTLEESIVKTEGRE; from the coding sequence ATGAAAAAAATACTAATAACAGGGAAGAACAGTTATGTAGGTAAGCGTCTTGAAGAGTGGCTTGGAAATTATCCTGACAGATATTCATTAGAGGCAATTAGTTTAAGAGATAATTCATGGAAGGAAAAAGACTTTTCGAATTATGATGTTGTATTTCATGTAGCTGGAGTAGCACATATAAAGGAATCAAAAGAAAATGCACCTCTTTATTACAAAGTAAACCGTGACCTAGCTTACGAAGTTGCTCAAAAGGCTAAAGTCGAAGCTGTTAAGCAGTTCATATTCCTTAGTTCCATGAGTGTTTATGGAATCGAAAATGGATCCATTACTAAAAACTCCGAATTAAATCCGAAGAGCGCCTATGGGAAATCAAAGCTACAAGCAGAGAATCTAATTGAGCCTCTAGAAAATGGTTCTTTTAAAATAGCTATAATAAGGCCACCTATGATATACGGAAAAGATTGTAAAGGGAATTATCCCAGATTAGCGAGTATAGCTGTTAGATTCCCTGTTTTTCCGGCAATAAGAAATAAAAGAAGTATGATTTTTATTGATAATCTATCTGAATTTGTAAGGCTGCTAATCGATGATTGTTGTTCAGGCTTGTTTCTCCCTCAAAATAAACAATATGTTTGTACTTCTGATATGGTTAAATTAATTGCTAAAGTTAATGGGAAAAATATTATAATGATTAAGCTATTTAATCCATTATTAAGATTAATTAATAACAAGATTAACCTTAGTGTTGTTAATAAGGTGTTTGGAGACCTAGTGTATGAAAAAGGATTGTCAGAGTATAAAAGAGAATATTACGTAACTACACTTGAAGAATCAATTGTTAAAACTGAAGGTAGGGAATGA